A genomic region of Candidatus Obscuribacterales bacterium contains the following coding sequences:
- a CDS encoding RNA polymerase sigma factor SigF, with amino-acid sequence MAITITTELKSESLQLLRQYQDTPSADLRNKLVQLNLGLVRREAHHWINQCTESYEDLMQVGSMGLIRAIERFDMSKGHAFSSFAIPYIRGEIQHYLRDKGSPVRIPRRWQTIYRQAAHVTRELRTQLDRQPTDVEISTVLDISLAEWQDIKLAYRNRSPLSLDAPMCEEDSGATSLGELLPDNQYRSFQLAQEDQIRLQQALLQLENRTREVLEFVFLQDLTQKETAERLGISAVTVSRRVKKGLTVLRTIMSTPVGDP; translated from the coding sequence ATGGCTATTACAATCACCACTGAACTGAAAAGCGAAAGTTTGCAACTGTTGCGGCAGTATCAAGATACGCCTTCAGCCGATCTGCGCAATAAATTAGTTCAATTAAATCTTGGTTTAGTTCGCCGAGAAGCCCACCACTGGATTAATCAATGCACAGAGTCCTACGAAGACCTCATGCAAGTAGGCAGCATGGGCTTGATCCGGGCGATTGAGCGGTTTGATATGTCGAAAGGACACGCCTTTAGCTCCTTTGCTATCCCCTACATTCGAGGCGAAATCCAACACTATCTCCGCGACAAGGGCAGTCCCGTCCGGATTCCTCGACGCTGGCAAACAATCTATCGCCAAGCTGCCCATGTGACTCGCGAATTGCGGACGCAGCTTGACCGCCAGCCGACAGACGTCGAGATTTCCACCGTTCTAGACATTTCCCTAGCAGAATGGCAAGACATCAAACTTGCCTATCGCAATCGCTCCCCCCTTAGCCTAGATGCACCCATGTGCGAAGAGGACAGTGGCGCAACATCCTTGGGTGAGCTATTGCCTGACAACCAGTATCGGAGCTTCCAGCTAGCCCAGGAAGACCAAATTCGCCTCCAGCAAGCGCTGCTGCAGTTGGAAAACCGCACCCGTGAGGTGTTGGAGTTTGTCTTCCTGCAAGATCTAACCCAAAAAGAAACGGCGGAACGCTTAGGTATTAGTGCTGTGACGGTATCACGACGCGTGAAAAAAGGGTTGACCGTCCTGCGCACCATCATGAGCACACCGGTTGGCGATCCTTAA